One window of Equus caballus isolate H_3958 breed thoroughbred chromosome 3, TB-T2T, whole genome shotgun sequence genomic DNA carries:
- the MRFAP1L2 gene encoding LOW QUALITY PROTEIN: MORF4 family associated protein 1 like 2 (The sequence of the model RefSeq protein was modified relative to this genomic sequence to represent the inferred CDS: inserted 1 base in 1 codon), translated as MRPVDADDGRQPERDXGDAPEPPLDAARRDAAALEREHVRAHLRARRKLLEIDSLLDALKSEVEASQESAVGAGAEERVMRLCEKVERKAAEAALMGQRLVELHRQIDGCGCG; from the exons atGCGGCCCGTGGACGCGGACGACGGCCGGCAGCCCGAGCGGG TGGGAGACGCTCCCGAGCCCCCTCTCGACGCCGCCCGCCGGGACGCCGCCGCCCTCGAGCGCGAGCACGTGCGCGCGCACCTGCGGGCCCGCCGGAAGCTGCTGGAGATCGACAGCCTGCTGGACGCCCTCAAGAGCGAGGTGGAGGCGTCGCAGGAGAGCGCCGTGGGCGCCGGGGCGGAGGAGAGGGTGATGAGGCTGTGCGAGAAGGTGGAGAGGAAGGCGGCGGAGGCGGCGCTGATGGGGCAGAGGCTCGTGGAGCTCCACCGGCAGATCGACGGCTGCGGGTGCGGCTGA